A genome region from Desulfobotulus mexicanus includes the following:
- a CDS encoding acyl-CoA dehydrogenase family protein produces MYDFLLSDEARALRSEVRDFVKTIPRQLLLDMDADKVQFPKEFLAEAGKRNLMGCRYPKEWGGRGLDWVSTVMVMEEIGTLGYIMACTFGVGAELVCDAIIRHGSDAQKEKYVKPLLKGEIFAAECLTEPRGGSDFFATNTTAEDKGDHYVINGQKRFIVGGEGADYFLVYAKTDPEAKAHKSLTCFIVDRSEGVIVDYIYGLMGCRGGGAARIVFKDAKVPKENIVGSLHGGYAVFNTMMIPERLGTAAMTIGAARPALEVATGYTTRRKAFGREIARYQGVSFQVAEAAMLLDACRSMAYTTSRAVDAGVPENEIRRLVSESKKFITESCQKVVHNSMQVMGGIGYTNVFPVERIFRDVRLASIWTGTNEVMSLIIASEWYRKYMEDRVSGITRDCENDAAEAFAEGEKIYE; encoded by the coding sequence ATGTATGATTTTCTGTTGTCCGATGAAGCCAGAGCCTTGCGCAGTGAAGTCCGGGATTTTGTAAAAACCATTCCAAGGCAGCTTCTGCTGGACATGGATGCGGATAAGGTGCAGTTTCCCAAAGAATTTCTTGCAGAAGCCGGGAAACGGAACCTTATGGGCTGCCGGTATCCCAAGGAGTGGGGCGGTCGAGGGCTGGACTGGGTGAGTACCGTCATGGTCATGGAAGAAATCGGAACCCTTGGCTATATTATGGCCTGTACCTTCGGTGTGGGGGCGGAGCTGGTATGTGATGCTATTATCCGCCATGGAAGTGATGCGCAGAAGGAAAAATATGTCAAACCCCTTCTGAAGGGAGAAATATTTGCAGCGGAATGTCTAACGGAACCCAGGGGCGGCTCCGATTTCTTCGCAACAAACACCACGGCCGAAGACAAGGGAGATCATTATGTCATCAATGGCCAGAAGCGTTTTATCGTGGGTGGTGAAGGTGCGGATTATTTTCTGGTATACGCAAAGACCGATCCCGAAGCCAAGGCCCACAAGTCCCTGACCTGCTTTATTGTGGATCGTAGCGAAGGTGTGATTGTGGATTATATTTACGGACTCATGGGCTGCCGGGGTGGTGGTGCCGCGCGGATTGTCTTTAAAGACGCAAAGGTTCCTAAAGAAAATATTGTGGGCAGCCTCCATGGAGGATATGCGGTTTTCAATACCATGATGATACCGGAGCGGCTGGGTACGGCAGCCATGACCATAGGTGCTGCCCGTCCGGCTCTGGAAGTGGCCACGGGCTACACCACAAGGAGGAAAGCCTTTGGCCGGGAAATTGCCCGGTATCAGGGTGTCAGCTTTCAGGTGGCAGAAGCTGCCATGCTTCTGGATGCCTGCCGTAGCATGGCCTACACCACCAGCCGGGCTGTAGATGCGGGAGTACCTGAAAACGAGATCCGCAGGCTTGTTTCCGAATCCAAAAAATTCATCACGGAATCCTGCCAGAAGGTGGTGCATAACAGCATGCAGGTGATGGGAGGTATTGGCTATACCAATGTTTTCCCCGTGGAGCGGATTTTCAGGGATGTGCGTCTGGCTTCCATCTGGACCGGGACCAATGAGGTAATGAGTCTTATCATTGCCAGTGAATGGTACAGAAAATATATGGAAGACAGGGTTTCCGGCATCACCCGTGACTGTGAAAACGATGCTGCTGAAGCCTTTGCCGAAGGAGAAAAGATTTACGAATAG
- a CDS encoding MFS transporter produces the protein MSYLNFFCQYHKVLFFGVLLTFFSSFGQTFLISVFVPHILKEFSLNSGQFGTIYSLATLCSAALLPFFGRLLDKSRISTFTFCIGLTLLLSCWLMALSPGVAFLFAALLGLRISGQGLMGLTASTAMARLFTKFRGRALSISATGYPLGEGILPLVTVLILHSYGLRITWLIAGFFIALIFLPLSIFLIRDTGTPAEETTKTEEEWSPKHLLGDVRFYLILPGIMAIPFLLTGIFLYQTSLADFKGYTPGLMASGFTAYALMRMLSSIAVGPWIDRLGGIRLFPFSVIPLFMGLIVLWTQSGIWCIYLFFILAGASQGVSGIIATTVWAEIYGVNVLGQVKSLSAMVVVFSTALSPALFGWMIASNFSFSWILPGAAAFCILAFVSGLAMRRIPRT, from the coding sequence ATGTCATATTTAAATTTTTTCTGCCAATATCATAAGGTTCTATTTTTTGGTGTCCTGCTGACCTTTTTTTCAAGCTTTGGACAGACTTTTCTGATTTCAGTATTTGTCCCCCATATTCTTAAGGAATTTTCACTCAACAGCGGCCAGTTCGGAACCATCTACTCCCTTGCAACCCTGTGCAGTGCTGCCTTGCTTCCCTTTTTCGGCAGACTTCTGGACAAAAGCAGAATCAGTACTTTTACCTTTTGTATTGGTCTGACCCTGTTATTATCATGTTGGCTCATGGCCCTGTCTCCGGGAGTTGCCTTTCTGTTTGCCGCACTGCTGGGCTTAAGAATTTCCGGTCAGGGGCTTATGGGACTTACGGCTTCAACGGCAATGGCAAGGCTTTTTACAAAGTTCCGGGGACGGGCTTTAAGTATTTCTGCAACGGGCTATCCCCTTGGAGAAGGAATTCTGCCCCTTGTCACAGTACTGATACTGCATAGCTACGGCTTACGTATAACCTGGCTCATTGCAGGTTTTTTTATAGCTTTGATTTTTCTGCCCCTTTCGATTTTTCTTATTAGAGATACCGGAACACCAGCTGAAGAAACCACCAAAACAGAAGAAGAATGGTCACCAAAACATCTTCTCGGAGATGTTCGTTTTTATCTGATCCTGCCGGGAATTATGGCGATACCTTTTCTGCTTACCGGCATTTTCCTTTACCAGACAAGCCTTGCCGATTTCAAAGGCTACACGCCCGGCCTGATGGCTTCCGGATTTACCGCCTATGCACTGATGCGCATGCTCAGCTCCATTGCCGTGGGTCCATGGATAGACCGTCTGGGCGGAATTCGCTTGTTTCCCTTCTCTGTCATACCGCTTTTTATGGGGCTTATTGTGCTCTGGACACAGTCCGGCATCTGGTGCATCTATCTCTTTTTTATTCTGGCGGGAGCTTCCCAGGGGGTTTCCGGTATCATTGCCACAACAGTGTGGGCGGAAATATATGGAGTGAATGTTTTAGGACAGGTCAAAAGCCTGAGTGCCATGGTGGTGGTTTTCAGCACAGCACTCAGTCCGGCTCTTTTTGGTTGGATGATTGCCTCTAATTTCAGTTTTTCATGGATACTGCCCGGAGCAGCGGCTTTCTGTATACTTGCCTTTGTTTCAGGCCTTGCCATGCGCCGCATCCCAAGAACCTGA
- a CDS encoding OmpP1/FadL family transporter, with amino-acid sequence MKKYFILFATCLALAAPTAYAGCVDTFGIGAKATAMGGAFSAYADDPFAVYYNPAGLTQIKRPTLAFGAHIIEPDLEAKGFHIKGTKDPRFLDEQGNPKNFTVKDEFPTLVVPHLGFAMPITDRISMGVAAYAPWGLEVEWPGDRDKNPGVHSSYHSYYKRLAVTPTIAYKLNDQLSLGFGISIGQSKAGGKKIPYYFSDENQPKASAYVNAVQNGINPTTGQALNPETDQAVIANAHALGRALEMHGHEMELEISDDLNYSFNLGAMYRATETITLGLTYRSETSTDFEGDLKRNGVKIAKATMKYNHPQQVQAGIRYAPHDRFSIEFDLVWTEWSINKTQREDIFPINGSPSFPLEYERNWDNTRQIRFGAEYVLSDMISLRGGYFYDPSPIPDDTLDLMWPDGDKKTYSIGAGFNFGNFTLDTVLQLTVVEQDRIVGGESNNFNKSYIDYIEKNDPMVSAKAGGHLLGAGVTLSYRF; translated from the coding sequence GTGAAAAAGTATTTTATCCTTTTTGCCACCTGTCTCGCCTTAGCTGCACCAACAGCCTATGCAGGCTGTGTGGACACCTTTGGCATCGGAGCCAAGGCCACAGCCATGGGTGGAGCCTTTTCCGCCTATGCAGATGATCCATTTGCGGTTTATTACAACCCGGCCGGCCTGACACAGATCAAAAGGCCAACCCTTGCCTTTGGTGCCCACATCATTGAGCCGGATCTGGAAGCAAAAGGCTTTCACATTAAAGGAACTAAGGACCCAAGATTCCTGGATGAACAGGGCAATCCAAAAAATTTCACGGTTAAAGATGAATTTCCCACACTGGTTGTTCCACACCTTGGTTTTGCCATGCCGATTACAGACAGAATATCCATGGGCGTGGCTGCTTATGCTCCATGGGGTCTTGAAGTTGAATGGCCCGGTGATCGGGATAAAAACCCCGGCGTTCACTCTTCCTATCACTCCTACTACAAACGCCTTGCCGTTACACCCACCATTGCCTATAAACTCAATGATCAGCTTTCACTGGGTTTTGGCATATCCATTGGTCAGTCCAAGGCTGGCGGTAAAAAAATTCCATATTACTTCTCTGATGAAAACCAGCCCAAAGCCAGTGCCTATGTCAATGCTGTTCAAAATGGTATAAACCCAACTACAGGACAAGCCCTTAACCCTGAAACCGATCAGGCTGTAATTGCAAATGCCCATGCCCTTGGAAGAGCCCTTGAAATGCATGGTCATGAAATGGAACTTGAGATCAGCGATGACCTCAATTATTCTTTCAACCTTGGCGCAATGTACAGAGCCACTGAAACCATTACCCTTGGCCTGACCTACCGCAGTGAAACCAGCACTGATTTTGAAGGGGATCTTAAAAGAAACGGTGTAAAAATTGCGAAAGCAACCATGAAATACAACCATCCCCAGCAGGTTCAGGCGGGAATCCGTTATGCTCCCCATGACCGTTTTTCCATTGAGTTTGACCTTGTGTGGACAGAATGGAGCATCAACAAGACCCAACGGGAAGATATTTTCCCAATTAACGGCTCCCCATCATTTCCCCTTGAGTATGAAAGAAACTGGGACAATACAAGGCAGATCCGTTTTGGTGCAGAATATGTTCTCAGTGATATGATCTCCCTGCGCGGCGGTTACTTCTATGACCCAAGCCCCATCCCCGATGACACCCTTGATCTCATGTGGCCGGATGGCGATAAAAAAACCTACTCCATCGGTGCAGGATTCAACTTCGGTAACTTTACCCTGGATACTGTACTTCAGCTCACGGTTGTAGAACAGGACCGTATTGTGGGCGGTGAATCCAACAACTTTAATAAAAGTTATATAGATTATATTGAAAAAAATGATCCCATGGTCAGCGCCAAAGCAGGCGGTCATCTGCTGGGTGCAGGTGTAACCCTGAGCTACCGTTTCTGA
- the lipA gene encoding lipoyl synthase has product METEKTGSGEELFHLCDHGNGCRGKKSSPFLKKPSWLRRSLPKGPVYGRVQHLLKEKGLHTVCEQAHCPNQFECFGKGTATFLLLGETCTRHCRFCNIESGTVFPPDMEEPERVAEAVSGLGLSYVVLTSVTRDDLEDGGAEIFAETIRAVRRQLPSAGIEVLIPDFMGSAEALKKVIHAKPDVINHNIETVERLYPEVRPEALYQRSLELISRVAAHESGIPAKSGIMLGLGEKDDEIMETLKDLRQAGCRILTMGQYLQPSERHLAVKRFVLPETFDFWRKEALAMGFSAVASGPFVRSSYRAEEHRAVLETLNP; this is encoded by the coding sequence ATGGAAACAGAAAAAACAGGAAGTGGCGAAGAGCTTTTTCATCTCTGCGATCATGGAAACGGGTGCAGAGGAAAAAAGAGTTCTCCTTTTTTGAAAAAACCATCCTGGCTTCGCCGGAGTCTTCCAAAGGGGCCTGTGTATGGACGGGTTCAGCATCTTTTAAAGGAAAAGGGACTGCATACGGTTTGTGAACAGGCCCACTGCCCCAATCAGTTTGAGTGCTTTGGAAAGGGGACGGCCACCTTTCTTCTGCTGGGAGAAACCTGTACCCGTCACTGCCGTTTCTGTAATATTGAGTCGGGGACAGTCTTCCCGCCGGACATGGAAGAGCCCGAGAGGGTTGCAGAGGCTGTCTCAGGTTTAGGACTTTCCTATGTGGTGCTGACCTCTGTGACCCGTGATGATCTGGAAGATGGTGGGGCAGAAATTTTTGCAGAAACCATCAGGGCCGTGCGCAGACAGCTTCCCTCGGCAGGTATTGAGGTGCTGATTCCGGATTTTATGGGTTCTGCAGAAGCTCTGAAAAAGGTGATTCATGCAAAACCGGATGTGATCAATCACAATATCGAAACTGTGGAAAGGCTTTATCCTGAGGTGAGACCGGAAGCACTTTATCAAAGGTCGCTGGAACTGATATCAAGGGTTGCTGCCCATGAATCTGGTATCCCTGCCAAATCCGGTATCATGCTGGGCCTTGGGGAAAAAGATGATGAGATCATGGAAACCCTGAAGGATCTGAGGCAGGCCGGATGCCGTATTCTTACCATGGGGCAGTATCTTCAGCCCTCGGAAAGACATCTTGCCGTAAAACGCTTTGTCCTGCCGGAGACCTTTGATTTCTGGAGAAAAGAGGCCCTCGCCATGGGTTTTTCAGCCGTGGCCAGTGGGCCCTTTGTCCGCAGCTCCTACAGGGCCGAAGAGCATAGGGCTGTTCTTGAAACCCTCAACCCGTGA
- a CDS encoding MATE family efflux transporter: MEIKHASGRSRIFFVESSALLRLAIPVWIGQLAFSAAGFVDTLMSGRVGAVDLAGVAMGASTWVPVLFGLNGLLLAVSPMVAQLVGAGRKSEIVDVVHHGLLLAFIMGIIIGLLLQCMQPVLRFMGAPADVIAVTLLYLKGLGLGVPAMAGYLVFKSFSEAMGDTRPQMLISIVGLFCNVALNFLFIYGGFGIPAMGGAGCGWASGLTFWIMFLAMGIYLGRARFYRSLGWLRRPRFRGRLLKDILRLGGPIGLTLFMEASIFGCITLFIGGLGAIAVAGHQVAMNISGLIYTIPLSLATAVTVRVGQAVGRKSIRDAMATAWSGMGLAFLIAGITLTCTLVFRYWLVALYTPDGAVQAMAAGLLVLGALYQLSDAVMTASLGALRGFKDTAVPMRLTFVAYWGVAMPLGYMLGMTDIFLPRMGAAGFWISLITGLTLAACFLLLRLLRVQKKPL, translated from the coding sequence GTGGAAATAAAACATGCATCCGGCAGAAGCCGGATTTTTTTTGTGGAGTCTTCAGCCCTGCTGCGCCTTGCTATTCCAGTATGGATCGGGCAGCTAGCCTTCAGTGCCGCAGGTTTTGTGGATACGCTGATGTCCGGTCGTGTGGGTGCTGTGGATCTTGCCGGTGTTGCCATGGGAGCCAGTACCTGGGTGCCTGTGCTTTTCGGACTCAATGGTCTGCTTCTGGCTGTCAGCCCTATGGTGGCCCAACTGGTAGGAGCAGGTAGAAAATCTGAAATTGTGGACGTAGTACACCATGGTCTGCTGCTGGCCTTTATAATGGGGATCATCATTGGACTTTTGCTTCAGTGTATGCAGCCGGTTCTGCGTTTCATGGGGGCTCCTGCGGATGTTATAGCGGTAACGCTTCTTTATCTGAAGGGGCTTGGCCTTGGTGTTCCTGCCATGGCAGGCTATCTGGTGTTTAAAAGTTTTTCCGAGGCCATGGGGGATACAAGACCTCAGATGCTGATTTCCATTGTGGGGTTGTTTTGTAATGTGGCTTTGAATTTTCTTTTTATTTATGGTGGGTTTGGCATTCCTGCCATGGGTGGGGCCGGATGCGGATGGGCCAGTGGCCTGACCTTCTGGATCATGTTTCTGGCCATGGGGATTTATCTGGGCAGGGCCAGATTTTATCGCAGCCTAGGCTGGCTGCGCCGCCCCCGTTTCAGGGGAAGACTGCTAAAGGACATTCTGCGGCTGGGTGGGCCTATAGGCCTGACCCTTTTCATGGAAGCCAGTATTTTCGGCTGTATTACCCTTTTTATTGGAGGTCTGGGGGCCATTGCCGTGGCAGGGCATCAGGTAGCCATGAACATTTCAGGGCTGATTTATACCATTCCCCTGAGCCTTGCCACGGCAGTCACGGTCCGGGTAGGCCAGGCTGTGGGGAGAAAAAGTATAAGGGATGCCATGGCAACGGCGTGGTCTGGCATGGGTCTGGCGTTTTTGATCGCAGGAATAACCCTGACATGCACCCTTGTTTTCCGTTACTGGCTTGTGGCCCTTTATACACCGGACGGGGCGGTGCAGGCCATGGCTGCGGGGCTTCTCGTTCTCGGGGCTTTGTATCAGCTTTCAGATGCGGTGATGACGGCTTCCCTCGGGGCCTTGCGGGGATTTAAGGATACGGCTGTTCCCATGCGCCTTACCTTTGTGGCCTACTGGGGAGTTGCCATGCCCCTTGGCTATATGCTGGGCATGACGGATATTTTTTTGCCACGCATGGGAGCTGCAGGTTTCTGGATAAGCCTCATTACAGGACTGACCCTTGCCGCATGCTTTCTTCTTTTGAGGCTCTTGAGGGTACAGAAAAAGCCTTTGTAG
- a CDS encoding zinc-dependent peptidase: MWWKIREWRRKKNLDRVRMDRDLWESVRTDIPILDSMAPDKAFQLRDLASLFCHEKDFEGIHGLEVDEFMRGYVATLACIPVLNFGLSALDAITSIILYPSEFVPDTEEVDEAGIVHRRNEALSGEAWQNGPVVLSWEDVHASGQGSGYNVVIHEIAHILDMRNGEANGFPPLPRYMDSRAWSEAFRTAWKDARKRINQNGHLPIGSYATESPAEFFAVCCEYFFECPHIIEKNWPGVFEQLSLYFEQPQV, from the coding sequence ATGTGGTGGAAAATCCGGGAATGGCGCAGAAAAAAAAATCTGGACAGGGTACGCATGGACCGGGATCTCTGGGAAAGCGTGCGTACGGATATCCCTATTCTCGATTCCATGGCTCCGGATAAAGCTTTCCAGCTGAGGGATCTGGCATCCCTCTTCTGCCATGAAAAGGATTTTGAAGGCATCCACGGCCTTGAGGTGGATGAGTTCATGCGGGGCTATGTGGCAACTCTGGCCTGTATTCCGGTTCTGAATTTCGGGCTTTCCGCACTGGATGCCATCACATCCATTATCCTTTACCCTTCTGAATTTGTTCCTGATACAGAAGAGGTTGATGAGGCAGGCATCGTACATCGAAGAAATGAAGCGCTTTCCGGAGAAGCCTGGCAGAATGGACCTGTGGTTCTCTCATGGGAAGACGTCCATGCGTCGGGTCAGGGCAGCGGGTACAATGTTGTTATCCACGAAATCGCCCATATTCTGGATATGAGAAACGGAGAAGCCAATGGCTTCCCTCCCCTGCCCCGGTATATGGATTCAAGAGCCTGGAGCGAAGCTTTCCGCACGGCATGGAAAGACGCCAGAAAACGTATCAATCAGAATGGGCACCTTCCCATCGGCTCCTATGCAACGGAATCTCCGGCAGAATTTTTTGCCGTATGCTGTGAATATTTCTTTGAATGCCCCCACATCATAGAAAAAAACTGGCCGGGCGTTTTTGAGCAGCTGAGTCTCTATTTTGAACAGCCTCAGGTTTAG
- a CDS encoding lysophospholipid acyltransferase family protein: MRFQDKIIYTIIYGFMWTLGGLPKSWRVGIAHAIARIWYRLDRRHRLLAEKNLAMVFPEKSEKEIRSLTFNVFKHWGEMFFEIGWGLHLDARNIYDYLEPEGLENLSRAYRKKKGVILITGHIGTWEILPACLERIKLPNNTIYRTMDFKPLDAFFLRARTRLGANMIPLRNSVQKIHDRLNMGESIAIFIDQNANTKNGTLIDFMGCEAYASKGPALLSLATEAAVVPALIAREGEKYKMIFYPEIPLVRTGNPEKDIRINTQRYNNAIEVMVRRYPEQWLWVHDRWKTRKPAVTETQEIPQSQNNHQ, translated from the coding sequence ATGCGTTTTCAGGATAAAATCATTTACACAATCATCTATGGTTTCATGTGGACCCTTGGCGGGCTGCCAAAATCATGGCGTGTTGGAATAGCCCATGCCATTGCACGGATCTGGTACAGACTGGACCGCAGGCACAGGCTTTTGGCAGAAAAAAACCTGGCCATGGTCTTTCCGGAAAAATCAGAAAAAGAGATCCGTTCCCTTACCTTTAATGTTTTCAAACACTGGGGGGAAATGTTTTTTGAAATCGGATGGGGCCTGCACCTTGATGCTCGTAATATCTATGACTACCTTGAGCCAGAAGGTCTGGAGAATCTCAGCAGAGCTTACCGGAAAAAAAAGGGAGTCATTCTCATCACAGGTCATATCGGTACCTGGGAAATCCTGCCTGCCTGCCTTGAGAGAATCAAACTACCCAATAATACCATTTACAGAACCATGGATTTCAAACCTTTAGATGCTTTTTTTCTCCGGGCCAGAACCCGCCTTGGCGCAAACATGATTCCCCTGCGTAATTCTGTACAAAAAATCCATGACAGACTGAACATGGGTGAAAGTATAGCCATCTTCATTGATCAGAACGCCAATACAAAAAACGGTACACTGATTGATTTTATGGGATGCGAAGCCTATGCATCCAAGGGTCCGGCTCTGCTTTCCCTTGCAACGGAAGCAGCCGTTGTTCCTGCCCTCATTGCCAGAGAAGGGGAAAAATATAAAATGATTTTCTATCCGGAAATTCCCCTTGTCCGTACGGGAAATCCCGAAAAAGATATCCGCATCAATACCCAGAGGTACAACAATGCCATTGAGGTTATGGTCCGCAGATACCCGGAGCAATGGCTGTGGGTGCATGACCGCTGGAAGACCCGCAAACCTGCGGTAACAGAAACGCAGGAGATCCCACAATCACAGAATAATCATCAATAG
- a CDS encoding acetolactate synthase large subunit has translation MNASEFLFKSFAHAGITTCYANPGTTEMPLVEAFDRVKGIRPVLCLFEGVATGAADGQARMTGKPGLTLLHLGPGFANGIANLHNARRAKSPIINLIGDHATWHRGANAPLTMPVEKLAASLPGWVRYAGRTRTLGADLLSCYEAAMSGGIASLVLPHDLQAMEMNNLPEELSYHAYYKENQQTLESAADMLKNAKNAALLLGGSALGVEGLKAAAAICGKTGASLFMETFAARMERGKDIPAPERIPYFPEAAIERLKDFDTIILAGMDAPVAFFGYPGIPGQILRPGHHTLQIAKSEDDAANSLKTLAKILAANAGDIITQGSPLFDADPGEQLDMVSLGIILASMQPENAIVVDEGISSGIFYNYYATGASAHTSLSITGGAIGFGMPCAIGASMACPERPVIGLQADGSAMYTFQALWTQAREKLPITTILCENGGYNILDIEMSRAGISSPGPMAASLTKFKNPSIGWVGLAESMGVPAEEVHTASQLQQALSHRNFMDGPKVIVVKLAGGSM, from the coding sequence ATGAACGCATCTGAATTTTTATTTAAAAGTTTTGCCCATGCAGGCATAACCACCTGCTATGCCAACCCCGGAACAACGGAAATGCCCCTTGTGGAAGCCTTTGACAGGGTAAAGGGTATCAGGCCCGTTCTCTGTCTCTTCGAAGGTGTCGCCACCGGAGCTGCGGATGGACAGGCCCGCATGACTGGCAAGCCCGGCCTCACCCTTCTGCACCTTGGTCCCGGCTTTGCCAACGGCATTGCCAACCTGCACAATGCCCGCCGTGCAAAAAGCCCCATCATTAACCTCATCGGAGACCACGCCACCTGGCACAGGGGAGCCAATGCTCCCCTAACCATGCCAGTGGAAAAACTGGCCGCCTCCCTGCCGGGCTGGGTACGGTATGCAGGCCGGACCCGGACGCTGGGGGCGGATCTACTGTCCTGCTACGAGGCCGCCATGTCCGGTGGCATTGCAAGCCTTGTCCTGCCCCATGATCTGCAGGCCATGGAAATGAATAACCTGCCTGAAGAACTTTCTTATCATGCATATTATAAAGAAAATCAGCAGACACTGGAGAGTGCTGCTGATATGCTTAAAAATGCAAAAAATGCAGCACTTCTTCTGGGCGGCTCAGCCTTAGGTGTTGAAGGTCTTAAAGCAGCGGCAGCCATATGCGGTAAAACCGGGGCATCCCTTTTCATGGAAACCTTTGCAGCCCGGATGGAACGGGGAAAAGACATCCCTGCTCCAGAGAGAATCCCCTACTTCCCGGAAGCTGCCATCGAAAGACTCAAAGATTTTGACACCATCATACTTGCGGGCATGGATGCACCCGTGGCCTTTTTCGGCTATCCTGGTATCCCAGGGCAGATACTGAGGCCCGGACACCATACCCTGCAAATCGCAAAATCTGAAGACGATGCCGCAAACAGTCTAAAAACCCTTGCCAAAATCCTCGCTGCCAATGCCGGGGATATTATCACACAAGGCTCTCCTCTCTTTGATGCAGATCCAGGAGAACAGCTGGATATGGTTTCCCTTGGTATCATCCTTGCCAGCATGCAGCCGGAAAATGCCATTGTGGTGGATGAGGGTATCAGTTCCGGGATTTTTTATAATTATTACGCCACAGGTGCCTCCGCGCACACTTCCCTTTCCATTACAGGCGGTGCCATCGGTTTTGGTATGCCCTGTGCCATAGGTGCCTCCATGGCCTGCCCTGAACGGCCTGTAATAGGGCTTCAGGCCGATGGCAGTGCCATGTACACCTTTCAGGCCCTCTGGACACAGGCAAGGGAAAAACTGCCCATCACCACCATTCTCTGCGAAAACGGCGGTTACAACATCCTTGATATTGAAATGAGCAGAGCTGGAATCAGCAGCCCCGGCCCCATGGCTGCCAGTCTTACCAAATTTAAAAACCCTTCCATCGGCTGGGTCGGTCTTGCGGAAAGCATGGGCGTTCCTGCGGAAGAAGTGCACACGGCTTCTCAGCTTCAACAGGCCCTTTCACACAGAAATTTCATGGATGGTCCGAAGGTGATTGTGGTAAAACTTGCCGGTGGATCAATGTAA